A genome region from Myxococcales bacterium includes the following:
- a CDS encoding aldo/keto reductase, whose protein sequence is MPSLGPTGLTVSALGLGTRGHRAGLRDTDPRLAERAIAAAIEAGCQLVECGPSWGESERLVGAAVRALRARDQVVVATRVDGDRGRLPIVGEVQARVEDALRASRLEALPLVWLDGWRDAWLDDRRWPELAGTLARLVQRGDVLAWGVGVDDVGAAARAHEAGVAAVGVPVSLFDRRALATVVPAAATAGLAVIARAPLAEGALAGELAPGVQFRPHDERAAWAPVRLAALPPALAALAAFVRNPPPAATATEAGRAVLGPLRRHPELVHATIAELAIAAVLATPGVTAAVVGARTPSHAGTWWPIPPAPVPAAIATALAAQAWGEAWYGRTDDDT, encoded by the coding sequence ATGCCATCCCTGGGCCCGACCGGGCTGACCGTGAGCGCGCTCGGCCTGGGCACCCGCGGCCACCGCGCCGGCCTGCGCGACACCGATCCTCGCCTGGCCGAGCGCGCGATCGCCGCGGCGATCGAGGCCGGGTGCCAGCTCGTCGAGTGCGGCCCGAGCTGGGGCGAGTCCGAGCGCCTGGTCGGCGCGGCGGTGCGCGCGCTGCGGGCCCGCGACCAGGTCGTCGTGGCGACGCGCGTCGACGGCGACCGCGGCCGGCTGCCGATCGTCGGCGAGGTCCAGGCCCGGGTCGAGGACGCGCTGCGCGCGAGCCGGCTCGAGGCGCTGCCGCTGGTGTGGCTCGACGGCTGGCGCGACGCGTGGCTCGACGATCGCCGCTGGCCCGAGCTGGCCGGCACGCTCGCGCGCCTGGTGCAGCGCGGCGACGTCCTGGCCTGGGGCGTCGGCGTCGACGACGTCGGCGCCGCGGCGCGCGCGCACGAGGCTGGGGTCGCCGCGGTGGGCGTTCCGGTGTCGCTGTTCGATCGCCGCGCCCTCGCGACCGTCGTGCCGGCCGCGGCCACCGCCGGGCTCGCGGTGATCGCGCGCGCGCCGCTGGCCGAGGGCGCGCTCGCCGGCGAGCTGGCGCCCGGCGTCCAGTTCCGCCCCCACGACGAGCGCGCGGCCTGGGCCCCGGTCCGGCTGGCCGCGCTGCCGCCGGCGCTGGCCGCGCTGGCCGCGTTCGTGCGCAACCCGCCGCCGGCCGCGACCGCGACCGAGGCCGGCCGCGCGGTGCTGGGCCCGCTGCGGCGCCACCCCGAGCTCGTGCACGCGACGATCGCCGAGCTGGCGATCGCGGCGGTCCTGGCCACCCCGGGCGTCACCGCGGCGGTCGTCGGCGCGCGCACGCCCTCGCACGCGGGGACGTGGTGGCCCATCCCGCCCGCGCCGGTCCCGGCGGCCATCGCCACCGCGCTGGCGGCCCAGGCCTGGGGTGAAGCCTGGTACGGTCGGACCGACGATGACACGTGA